A section of the Prevotella melaninogenica genome encodes:
- a CDS encoding SGNH/GDSL hydrolase family protein encodes MRTIKYFIVLLFLFLLSPAVSAQDANGISEQKDKPAKSVEPDAMPVAATPHTTSASVEEMSMEPLPTSTTQVSQVAESRDQVVLLIGDSMADGLGSRFNDYAVKNGFKFHSIVWYGSTTRDWAIASDLQYQIERVRPTYIIISLGTNDLGYKDYSRRETAIQTILSRVGDIPYVWVGPLPWKKIKDRTIVDVIRDCTGEGRFFDSSSVVASRADGIHPTRQGAALWVDKIVEWMGEPEQNANPIGMDKPDFTTHFKHDEKHGMGYHGRR; translated from the coding sequence GTGAGAACAATAAAGTATTTTATAGTATTACTCTTTCTTTTCCTGTTATCACCTGCTGTTTCTGCGCAGGATGCTAACGGAATAAGTGAACAAAAGGATAAGCCAGCTAAATCAGTAGAGCCAGATGCAATGCCAGTAGCTGCTACTCCTCATACAACTTCTGCTTCAGTAGAAGAAATGTCTATGGAACCACTGCCAACGTCGACAACTCAAGTGTCACAAGTAGCAGAAAGTCGTGATCAAGTAGTATTACTTATTGGTGATTCTATGGCTGATGGTCTTGGCTCTCGATTCAATGATTATGCTGTAAAAAATGGTTTTAAGTTTCATTCTATCGTATGGTATGGTAGTACAACACGCGACTGGGCGATAGCTTCAGACCTTCAATATCAGATTGAAAGAGTACGTCCTACATATATAATTATTAGCTTAGGTACCAATGATTTAGGTTATAAAGATTATAGTAGACGTGAAACTGCAATCCAAACGATTCTGAGTCGTGTGGGGGATATCCCATACGTATGGGTTGGTCCTCTCCCTTGGAAGAAGATTAAAGATAGAACAATCGTTGATGTAATCCGTGATTGTACAGGTGAAGGTCGGTTCTTTGACAGTAGTTCTGTCGTAGCTTCTCGTGCAGATGGTATTCATCCAACGCGTCAGGGTGCTGCTCTATGGGTTGATAAGATTGTAGAATGGATGGGCGAACCAGAACAGAATGCAAATCCTATTGGTATGGATAAACCTGATTTTACTACTCATTTTAAGCATGATGAGAAGCACGGAATGGGGTATCATGGTCGTCGATAG
- a CDS encoding transporter produces the protein MRRIIQFIREWTLPVSIGTGSLLYLVFAFIPALDGAANFFAPILDAALPLFMFLVLYVTFCKVDFRKLIPVGWHLWIAFSQVLMVAVVIGAILTFHITGESLILLEALLVSIICPCASAAAVVTQKLGGNLEEMTTYTFLSNFLCALLIPVCFPLIESGAGITFWDAFIAILYKVCLVLVVPMLLAYITKHWHALCRFYQWVISVNNLSFYLWGCSLLIVSGTTVKNIVHAEVAVSFLLLIAILALVLCLIQFAIGRYIGHFFRSTINAGQALGQKNTAFAIWIAHTYLNPLSTVGPGCYILWQNIINSVEIWWHDHAIKRKNK, from the coding sequence ATGAGGAGAATCATTCAATTTATAAGAGAGTGGACACTGCCAGTGTCAATAGGCACAGGTAGCCTTTTATACCTTGTTTTTGCCTTTATTCCAGCCTTGGATGGCGCAGCAAACTTTTTTGCTCCTATCCTTGACGCAGCTCTTCCATTGTTTATGTTCCTCGTCTTATATGTTACCTTCTGTAAGGTAGACTTCCGTAAGCTTATTCCTGTTGGTTGGCATCTTTGGATTGCTTTCTCTCAAGTGTTGATGGTTGCGGTTGTTATTGGGGCAATTCTGACTTTTCATATCACGGGTGAGTCGCTTATACTACTTGAAGCACTCCTTGTCAGTATTATTTGTCCTTGTGCCTCTGCAGCAGCAGTAGTTACACAGAAGTTAGGTGGAAACCTTGAAGAAATGACAACTTACACGTTTCTCTCCAACTTTCTCTGTGCATTGTTGATACCAGTCTGCTTCCCTTTAATAGAGTCTGGAGCAGGTATAACCTTCTGGGATGCTTTCATTGCGATTCTTTATAAGGTGTGTCTGGTACTGGTAGTTCCAATGCTTTTGGCATATATAACAAAACATTGGCACGCTTTATGTAGGTTCTATCAGTGGGTAATCAGTGTGAATAACCTCAGTTTTTATCTTTGGGGATGTTCATTACTCATCGTTTCAGGTACAACAGTAAAGAATATCGTGCATGCAGAGGTAGCTGTAAGCTTCCTCTTGTTGATAGCAATTTTGGCCTTAGTGCTTTGCTTGATACAATTTGCTATTGGTAGATATATTGGTCATTTCTTCCGCAGTACGATTAATGCGGGACAAGCTTTAGGGCAGAAGAATACTGCATTTGCTATTTGGATAGCCCATACTTATCTGAATCCACTGTCGACAGTGGGGCCAGGCTGCTACATCTTGTGGCAGAATATTATTAACAGCGTAGAGATATGGTGGCATGACCACGCCATTAAACGCAAAAATAAATAG
- a CDS encoding glutathione peroxidase, producing MRTVYEFSVKDRKGKAFSLKEFSNEVLLIVNTATKCGFTPTYEELEALYEKYHAQGFEVLDFPCNQFGQQAPGTDESIHEFCKLTYGTKFPRFKKVKVNGEDADPLFKFLKEQKGFAGWDESHELYPILDKMLSEADPNYKESAEIKWNFTKFLINKKGQVVARFEPTEKIENIAKQIEELL from the coding sequence ATGAGAACAGTTTATGAATTCTCTGTCAAAGACAGAAAAGGTAAGGCATTTTCACTGAAAGAGTTTTCTAATGAGGTGCTGCTGATTGTAAACACAGCTACTAAATGTGGCTTCACACCAACTTATGAGGAGTTGGAGGCACTCTATGAGAAGTACCATGCACAAGGATTTGAAGTACTTGACTTCCCTTGCAACCAGTTTGGACAGCAGGCACCAGGTACAGACGAAAGTATCCATGAGTTCTGCAAACTTACATACGGCACAAAATTCCCACGCTTTAAGAAGGTAAAGGTTAACGGCGAAGACGCTGATCCTCTCTTCAAGTTCCTCAAGGAGCAGAAGGGCTTTGCTGGTTGGGACGAGTCACACGAGCTCTATCCTATCCTCGATAAGATGCTTTCTGAGGCTGATCCTAACTATAAGGAGAGTGCGGAGATTAAGTGGAACTTCACCAAATTCCTTATTAATAAGAAGGGACAGGTTGTTGCTCGCTTTGAGCCAACAGAGAAGATTGAGAATATCGCAAAGCAGATTGAGGAGTTATTGTAG